One Seriola aureovittata isolate HTS-2021-v1 ecotype China chromosome 3, ASM2101889v1, whole genome shotgun sequence genomic window, AACAAGGAAATAATGATAAGGGAACAGAAATATCTCAGTTTTAATGGTGTTGTTAAGGAACACCATAACATAATGGTATCTCAGGTTTGAACATATCACTAAATAGGCATTTTATCGATGTAAAGCATTAGAATCAGCAGGTAAAGAAGGTGTGTGACACAGTTGCTTATGATATACAGTAGATTTGGGAATTTAAAGTTCTGGTTAATTAAGAGGAACATAAGATAGAGTTTTGGTTAGCGTCTTCCACAGGTTTCCCCTTCCAGAAGATTTGGTTTTGCTAACTTTGACAACTCTGTTTGGTCTTAAAAGCACTTGCTGTCTCTGCTCAGAGCTCACTCACTAGTCAAGTTGATTGTGCATGTCGAATCAACCAGTTGGCCCTTTTCAACTCCAAATGAAGGAGACCATCTGAGGCAGACTACCTCAAACTGCTTCTGGCTGGTGGTCACCAGAGCTCTTTGACCAGTCAGTGGTGGCGGTCTGAATAGTGTGCTTTGGCTTCATGGTCTTCTATAGAAACCTGTTTATGTTCATCTCCCCAGCACCCAGCCCTCGCCTCTTATCACATGCAAAGTTTGACCACACTCCATGTGACAGTCTTACATGTTACAGCAACTCTATTTCCAtttctttgtttaaaacatccacagtttgagttttatttagtttttcatatGGTGGTGATGATGTAAAGATGATTGGTACTCCACTGAACAAGTTAGGAAAAGGCAGAGCACCTGGAGCTGAAGAGAGCTAGTGCTGAGAGGAGACAAAAATGTTCTTAGTGCACAGTATACATCTTGTCTATTTAAAGTACATGACACTTAGCACTTAAGGTGTTCAGTGTCTCCTTAGCTCCTGAGCTATGACGACAGAGTACTTAAGCAGTGCCCAAAATGGTGGTCATTGTGACACTAGTGTCTGtttcaaacattaaaatgcctTCTTTATAGATGTATTTTAATGTGCCACCATAATGAAGATATTCTAATTTGGTTCATACCGGCACCTCTGATTTTCTCTCATCGTTTTAAACTCTGGATATTTTTGAATCACATGAGTCTTTCCTGTCCAAAATAGTTCAGATACAGGAAACTATGAGAAGCCTTTTCTCACAATTACACATTTGTTATGTGTAGTTATATGTGTGTATCATTTGTCATATGAAATGAGATTTAAAATGACCTAACGTGAAGCAATTTGCAGGGTAAATAATCtgttccagattttttttttggtcagtgTAGCTCAATGTCTATGGCCGGATTAATCTGCTATTTGGGCCCCAGGCCCATATTAAAACACCATCCCTCCCACTATCTGTATATTGTGTACAGTAATGCAGTGTTGGAATATTATATGGCCCCAGGTTTACTGTGTGGTGAGTGATTTAAACAGATACTAATTTAGGAATATGCACCATGGAAGGACAGTATCATCTGAATTGATAAAGATCTTAAAAGGCCACTCCAGTAATTTCAAATTGCACTTCCATAAACTGCATCATTTGCAGCTGAGGCCAaaatatcctgacttttagccCTTTGTAAGGGCCAAGCTCTAAAAATTCTGGACCGTACgtctcccacaatgcaactccgTACCGTCTTTCACCCACTTTGTTTTGAAGCCTGTGTTAATGCGGACTTTCTATTCAAAATGTGTAGACTCCAAGCCCGGGCTGAGACACTTaatgtcacttttttatttacaattgtTTATTTGACAAGGACAGTGCTCATTGatcaatacaaacacaaatgtaaatgagcCAAAGTTAGCCTAGAGGGCTAGTTGTCATCTGTTGTCCCTGGCCAGATGTTAAAAAGCCACACTAAAAATAGATCTAATGTTTCTCAAAATTGATACACACAACATAGTAAGTATGCTCAGAATagtacaatacacacacaccaacaaataATGCCATAGTGTAACACAAAGCTTGAAAATCACATAATGAAGCAGGATCCACCTTATAATGTCAGGTGATTCTTAAATGTGGCATATTCCCAATCAAAGTTACAATTAAGCAAATTACCACACACCAGTTGCCACAGTGAACCTGGGGAAATTGAACAAGACATCCAATTTGTGACCAAAGGGTCCATCCACTTCCCAGTATtaccctccctcctttttcatATTCATTGCTCAGTGACTGAGCACCGATTCCACCTCTCTCCTCATACAGAGGTGAAGCAGCTGAAAGAACTCGTTACTAACCAATCTGAAGTTAAAACCATAAGCCACAGGGTGGCCACATGCCTATGTAGTCATTGGCAGGCTTGGTTGTAATGGTCTAATTTACAAactgctttattattattattattattattatgattatgattaatattgatattattattatgtcattGTAAACCACTTGTTGAGACTTCACATTCGCTGTATTTCCTCCATGTCAAGTTTAATGTTGACTATATCATCATGGACAAAATGTTTGAAGTTATaatacaatattattatatattattattgtttttgcagTGACACAACTTCCTCTCGATGCAGGCACAATGCTGGTTCATACTGTCGCACTTTTTAGGGAAATGAGACCCCaatgtaaaacatgttaaaccccgccacacacacacacacgcaaacacacacacacacacacacacacaaaaacacacacacacacaaacacacacacacacacacacacgcacacacacacacacacacacacacacacacactgcaaaggGAAGCGTCTAAAGTCACGGGAACAGTGACATAAAAACACGAAGTGTAATATTTTGCAACATGAGTATCATTCCAATAAAGTTTTACTGGTAAAATTCTACTGGAGCTGTGTGTACTTCCTGGGTGTGTTGTTATTTGCTGGTTCGGCAGCCGCAAGTTTGAGAAAAGTGAATAGATGatgagacattttaaaatgttctcgGTGGTCGAGTTTTGTACCGGAGGTCACATATCCATCACAGCCGCCTGATACGTAGTGGAGCCGTGGGCTACATCCACCCATCTGTTGGGTTTGTGACTGATTCGCCATAACGCTTAAAAACACGACAATAACTGACAATACGCACTGTCCGGACTGCGCACTCGTCTTAATCCCGGTTAAAATCGAGTATTTTAAAGTGTGGGGTGCTCAGGTCGAGACCGCGAACAAAGAACATCTGCGATGCGCTAGAACAGAGTCAATTCCACCTTAAATGCCATTACATTTGCGTCTGTGGCGGAGACCTAGGCGCCATCTTCGGTCTACCTTAAGCGCACAATGTGGCCAACGAACGCAAGCGTACCAGTCAGGCTTCCGTCCTCATTCTCCTGCCGGGGATCGCACTCTTGCTTCCCAGCTTTGACACAGCGTCACTTgtgaaacaacagaggaaaagacgCACTCGGGCCAAACCCCATCCGCACCAGCAGGAGAAGATGTCCGAGCCCAATAAGTACCGAGAGTGGATCCTGGAAACAATCGACTCTCTCCGCTCGAGGAAAGCCCGTCCGGATCTGGAGAGGATTTGTCGAATGGTCCGGAGACGACACGGGTCAGACCCGGACCGAACCAGGACAGAACTGGAAAAACTGATTCAAGAGCAGACGGTGCTCAAAGTTAGCTACAAGGGGTCCATATCGTACCGAAACGCGGCCAAGGTgcagaggaaaagcagaaagaagagTGAGTTTACGGCggctggcagcagcagcagcagcagcagcagcagcgcggAGGCAGCGAGGGAGCGGACCAAACACGACCATCTGAACAACAACGGCGACAGTGCGCACAGCTTCACCGaccaggaggaaggagaggaggactCGGAGCCCAGCCCCGATCCCCACACTCAAACATCAGCCAGCACCGCTGGCAAGAAGCTCAAGCCTGCCTCCAGCCGAAGTAGCGGAAACGGGTGCCTCAGTTGTGGCGCAACAACGGGCTGCGCTGTCGGGAGCGGCTGTAAAGAGGAGAAAGCAAGTGCACCGAGAGACAAGGGATTAGGACAGCAGGGAGTGGGGGGGTGCCCGTCGCCCGGTCTCGGCAACAGAACAAGCGCACACGACGCCGGTGATGGCAGCAGGACAACACCGAACAAAACCGATGCACTTCGCGGAGGAAAGGAGGCTGCTCTGTCCGGAGCTGACACCCAGAACAAAACTTGCTCTGGGAGCGTCAGCAGCCTCCCTCCACAGCAGAAGCCGACCGAGCCCCTCAAACCCAAACTTCGAGTCGGGGGAGGGAGCACCAAAACAACAGGGAACCACGCCAATCCCGACCTGGGCGACAGATTGGTGGCTTCTGTTCGCAGCCTGTCCGAGAGGAGCCTCCGCGGGGGCTCCGCCGCCACGACCAGAGGCCACATGAAGCCGCTCGGGCTGAAGGAGATTTTGGGCTATCTGAGCAGCCAGGAGCGGCTGTCGGAGGAGAAGCTGACCCGAGGCAAAGTCAAAGTGGTCATGGAGAGAGAGGTGGCGAGAGGCAGGCTGCGCAGGACCCGCTGCGGGAACATTACTCTTCCTCTGAGGGGGATGGTGGTGGAGGAGCCGATGCCGAAGAATGCGTCCGCTGACAGACTTGTAAAGAGCGCACTGCAGGACAAGCAGACGG contains:
- the samd1b gene encoding sterile alpha motif domain-containing protein 1, with translation MSEPNKYREWILETIDSLRSRKARPDLERICRMVRRRHGSDPDRTRTELEKLIQEQTVLKVSYKGSISYRNAAKVQRKSRKKSEFTAAGSSSSSSSSSAEAARERTKHDHLNNNGDSAHSFTDQEEGEEDSEPSPDPHTQTSASTAGKKLKPASSRSSGNGCLSCGATTGCAVGSGCKEEKASAPRDKGLGQQGVGGCPSPGLGNRTSAHDAGDGSRTTPNKTDALRGGKEAALSGADTQNKTCSGSVSSLPPQQKPTEPLKPKLRVGGGSTKTTGNHANPDLGDRLVASVRSLSERSLRGGSAATTRGHMKPLGLKEILGYLSSQERLSEEKLTRGKVKVVMEREVARGRLRRTRCGNITLPLRGMVVEEPMPKNASADRLVKSALQDKQTVKKPPPSPPAQANEPMETRSEEEEREENEEEEEEQEDDPRSSDEEGGLSPVAMTTEPELIEKTTEDAEIQTASKQESPHQQQQQQHGGKGMDSPTRTQSTPVQGVPLSQCNSAHLEERAVVPDQLHKAAQNQLQHDGINHSSSGFNNLECKTEVGVSSCLLTPTASPRDSGLPEERGINGLSSGGFMKSEGASGSPVDWTVSDVVSYFTAAGFPEQAAAFRTQEIDGKSLLLMQRNDVLTGLSIRLGPALKIYERHVKVLQKTHFEDDDC